The proteins below are encoded in one region of Cucurbita pepo subsp. pepo cultivar mu-cu-16 chromosome LG10, ASM280686v2, whole genome shotgun sequence:
- the LOC111803998 gene encoding protein GPR107-like encodes MTNSPFRLPFFLLLLGLLVASSTAEIKSLKISSDNRPMILFEKFGFTHAGQVSISVKSVFVATSLGEIDPSRLGFFLLSEESLLQVLLEIQQNPQFCVLDSRYINRLFTFRDLSPPPQSSFSRSYPVTSPNEYSLFFANCAPESSVSMQVRTEVYNLDRDGSKDFLSAGLTQLPSLYFVFSLAYLAFLGLWVYSCLTNKRSVHRIHLLMGGLLLMKALNLICAAEDKHYVKTTGTPHGWDVLFYIFQFIRVVLLFTVIVLIGTGWSFLKPFLQEKEKKVLMIVIPLQVLANVASVVIGETGPFIKDWVTWNQVFLLVDIICCCAIIFPIVWSIRSLRETSKTDGKAARNLAKLTLFRQFYIVVIGYLYFTRIVVFALKTIAAYKYQWVSYAAEEIASLVFYMVMFYMFRPVERNEYFILDEEEEEAAELALRDEEFEL; translated from the coding sequence ATGACGAATTCACCCTTCCGCCTCCCCTTCTTCCTCCTTCTCCTAGGCCTTCTCGTCGCCTCCTCCACCGCCGAGATCAAATCCCTCAAGATCTCCTCCGACAACCGCCCCATGATTCTCTTCGAGAAATTCGGGTTCACTCACGCTGGCCAGGTCTCCATTTCCGTCAAATCGGTCTTTGTTGCTACGTCGCTTGGTGAAATCGATCCTTCTCGCCTCGGATTCTTCCTGTTATCTGAAGAATCGCTTCTTCAAGTCCTCCTAGAGATCCAGCAAAATCCTCAATTTTGCGTTCTTGATTCTCGCTACATCAATCGCCTCTTTACCTTCCGGGATCTCTCGCCGCCGCCCCAGAGCTCGTTCAGCCGTTCCTACCCCGTTACTTCCCCCAATGAATATAGCCTTTTCTTTGCCAATTGCGCTCCTGAATCCTCGGTTTCTATGCAGGTGCGGACGGAGGTTTACAATTTGGACCGCGATGGTTCGAAGGACTTTCTCTCCGCTGGCCTTACTCAGCTCCCTTCGCTCTATTTTGTGTTTTCTCTTGCGTATCTTGCCTTCTTAGGGCTTTGGGTCTACTCGTGCCTCACAAATAAGCGCAGCGTTCACAGGATCCATTTGTTGATGGGTGGATTGCTGTTGATGAAAGCGTTAAATCTCATTTGCGCTGCTGAGGATAAGCATTATGTCAAGACCACCGGGACGCCTCACGGTTGGGATGTGTTGTTTTACATCTTTCAGTTCATTCGAGTTGTTTTGCTTTTCACAGTGATTGTTTTGATCGGAACTGGGTGGTCATTTTTGAAGCCGTTCTTgcaagaaaaggagaagaaagtgTTGATGATTGTGATCCCACTCCAAGTCTTGGCTAACGTGGCCTCGGTTGTGATCGGCGAGACTGGGCCATTCATTAAGGACTGGGTCACTTGGAATCAGGTCTTCTTGTTGGTGGATATCATATGTTGCTGTGCCATAATTTTCCCCATTGTTTGGTCCATTCGATCTCTGAGAGAGACATCAAAGACCGATGGAAAGGCTGCGAGGAATTTGGCAAAACTCACTCTTTTCAGGCAGTTCTACATTGTTGTGATTGGATATTTGTATTTCACTCGGATCGTTGTTTTCGCGCTCAAGACCATTGCAGCATACAAGTATCAGTGGGTGAGCTATGCAGCTGAGGAGATTGCAAGCCTTGTCTTTTATATGGTGATGTTCTACATGTTCAGGCCTGTGGAGAGAAATGAATACTTCATTCTCgacgaggaagaagaagaggctGCGGAATTGGCTCTGAGGGACGAAGAATTTGAGCTTTGA